One Mesorhizobium sp. J428 DNA segment encodes these proteins:
- a CDS encoding cytochrome c, which translates to MRRKVILLSVVAVASLAAIASFAQVQGGNVRAADVTFLGQPVTAEQIVRGKEIYAENCASCHGAKLEGQPDWKRRLENGRMPAPPHDESGHTWHHSDQDLFAITKLGVGGVVPGYESDMLAFGDILSDEEIAAVLAFIKSTWPERQRDVQARITASDGNGS; encoded by the coding sequence ATGAGGCGCAAGGTGATCCTCCTTTCCGTTGTCGCCGTTGCGAGCCTGGCGGCCATCGCCTCGTTTGCGCAAGTGCAGGGTGGCAATGTGCGAGCAGCGGACGTGACCTTCCTTGGCCAGCCCGTGACGGCGGAGCAAATTGTCCGCGGCAAGGAGATCTATGCCGAGAACTGTGCCTCCTGCCACGGCGCAAAGCTCGAAGGCCAACCGGACTGGAAACGTCGGCTGGAGAACGGCCGCATGCCAGCGCCGCCGCACGATGAAAGCGGCCACACCTGGCACCACTCGGACCAGGACCTGTTCGCCATCACCAAGCTCGGTGTCGGCGGTGTCGTCCCGGGCTATGAGAGCGACATGCTCGCCTTCGGGGACATCCTGAGCGACGAGGAGATCGCCGCCGTGCTCGCCTTTATCAAGAGCACCTGGCCTGAGCGCCAGCGGGACGTCCAGGCTCGAATTACGGCCAGCGACGGGAACGGCTCATGA
- a CDS encoding DsbE family thiol:disulfide interchange protein — MIRTDEYSTAPMRRRNVLAFLPLAVAAMLGVVLAWGLTRDPSNLPSTLISKPVPDFALPPVKGRTLGLSSTDLKGEVSLVNVFASWCVACRAEHPLFMKLAAQGTVPLHGLNYKDRPDDAAKWLDSLGDPYTRTGADISGRVAIDWGVYGVPETFVIGADGRVAYKHIGPVSEEALTGTILPLVEELRRQAEGDKALGDGQ; from the coding sequence ATGATCAGAACCGACGAATATTCCACGGCCCCGATGCGCCGCCGCAACGTCCTGGCCTTCCTGCCGCTTGCTGTAGCGGCCATGCTCGGCGTGGTGCTGGCCTGGGGGCTCACGCGTGATCCAAGCAACCTGCCGTCTACGCTGATCAGCAAGCCGGTGCCCGACTTTGCGCTGCCGCCGGTCAAGGGCCGGACCCTTGGCCTGTCGAGCACCGATCTCAAGGGCGAAGTCTCGCTGGTCAATGTCTTCGCCTCCTGGTGCGTTGCCTGCCGCGCGGAGCACCCCTTGTTCATGAAACTTGCGGCGCAAGGCACCGTGCCGCTGCACGGCCTCAACTACAAGGATCGGCCGGACGATGCGGCGAAATGGCTGGACAGCCTTGGCGATCCCTACACGCGCACCGGGGCCGACATCAGCGGACGCGTGGCCATCGATTGGGGTGTCTACGGCGTGCCCGAGACATTCGTCATCGGCGCGGACGGACGTGTTGCCTACAAGCATATCGGCCCGGTGAGCGAAGAGGCACTCACGGGCACCATCCTGCCGCTCGTGGAGGAACTGCGCCGTCAGGCGGAAGGCGATAAAGCCCTCGGAGACGGCCAATGA
- a CDS encoding TlpA disulfide reductase family protein, which yields MRNLLRGQRTIVFLAAGTLTLAAIAIVGVIYFSGGTPVRAPQSGGQAETASSRSFVMHEAPRPLPEIEFEDGNGEALTLADLRGKTVLLNIWATWCVPCREEMPTLDALEAELGGPGFEVVPLSVDRAGPEVVRKFYAEIGIEHLGLYIDASMRASFDLQAPGLPTTLLIDSEGREWGRLVGPAEWDTPEMIAFLKNHLTSN from the coding sequence ATGAGGAACCTCCTGCGGGGACAGCGCACAATCGTATTTCTGGCGGCAGGCACGCTAACCCTGGCCGCGATCGCGATCGTCGGCGTGATCTATTTCAGCGGAGGCACGCCAGTGCGTGCGCCTCAAAGCGGAGGACAGGCTGAGACGGCCTCGTCCCGGTCCTTCGTGATGCACGAGGCGCCGCGGCCGCTCCCCGAAATCGAGTTTGAGGACGGGAACGGTGAGGCTCTTACGCTGGCCGATTTGAGGGGCAAGACCGTGTTGCTCAACATCTGGGCGACGTGGTGCGTGCCCTGCCGCGAGGAGATGCCGACGCTCGATGCACTTGAAGCGGAACTAGGTGGCCCGGGCTTCGAGGTCGTGCCGCTCTCGGTCGACCGGGCCGGGCCGGAGGTGGTTCGGAAGTTCTACGCCGAAATCGGCATTGAGCATCTTGGCCTCTACATCGACGCCTCCATGCGGGCTTCGTTCGACCTGCAGGCGCCAGGACTGCCGACGACGCTTCTGATCGACAGCGAGGGCCGAGAATGGGGAAGGCTCGTCGGTCCGGCCGAGTGGGACACGCCCGAGATGATTGCATTTCTCAAAAACCATCTGACGTCAAACTGA
- a CDS encoding SCO family protein: MTPTKTTQLGRIRFSLWILVAAAVLALGGAYFVRTIGVREPPPVTVGEADVRSEFSLTDHNGNHVTEADFLGRWQLVFFGFTHCPDICPTTLAFMANVLDRFGDEVERVAPIFITVDPTRDTPEVMAEYVQAFHPKLVGLTGSEAEVAAAAQSFRVYYERMEEETAPDGYLMAHSGHIYLMTTEGRFEDVFREGEQSAADMAADILARMNGKQ; this comes from the coding sequence ATGACACCAACCAAAACAACGCAGCTCGGACGTATCCGCTTCAGCCTATGGATACTCGTGGCCGCTGCCGTGCTGGCGCTCGGTGGCGCTTATTTCGTCCGGACGATCGGCGTCCGCGAGCCGCCGCCGGTCACCGTCGGCGAAGCCGACGTACGCTCCGAGTTTTCATTGACCGATCACAACGGGAACCACGTTACCGAGGCCGATTTTCTCGGGCGCTGGCAACTCGTGTTCTTCGGATTCACCCATTGCCCGGACATTTGCCCGACCACCCTCGCCTTTATGGCGAATGTGCTGGATCGGTTTGGTGACGAGGTCGAGCGCGTCGCACCGATCTTCATCACGGTCGACCCGACACGCGACACGCCGGAGGTGATGGCGGAATACGTCCAGGCCTTTCACCCGAAGCTGGTTGGACTGACCGGGTCGGAAGCCGAAGTCGCCGCGGCTGCCCAGTCCTTCCGCGTCTACTACGAGAGAATGGAAGAGGAAACGGCTCCGGACGGCTACCTGATGGCTCACTCCGGGCACATCTACCTGATGACAACTGAAGGTCGTTTTGAAGATGTTTTCCGCGAAGGTGAACAGTCCGCCGCAGACATGGCCGCCGATATCCTTGCAAGAATGAATGGAAAACAATGA
- a CDS encoding copper chaperone PCu(A)C, whose amino-acid sequence MKILIATLVAVWAIASPAQAEESVRVFNAWARASVLASRPGAAYLTIKSASDDTLIGASTPVAERVMIHAIEKDGDVSRMKHIETLELLAGERITLAPGGMHLMLMALQDKLREGTTFPMTLSFEAAGEITVEVSVLGIAAEGPRETAE is encoded by the coding sequence ATGAAAATACTGATTGCAACACTGGTGGCGGTCTGGGCGATCGCATCGCCGGCACAGGCGGAGGAGAGTGTCCGCGTGTTCAATGCGTGGGCGCGGGCCTCCGTCCTCGCCTCCCGTCCCGGCGCCGCCTATCTCACCATCAAGAGTGCGTCGGACGATACGCTGATTGGCGCGAGCACGCCTGTTGCCGAGCGGGTCATGATTCACGCAATCGAAAAGGACGGCGATGTAAGCCGCATGAAACACATCGAAACGCTTGAATTGCTGGCGGGTGAGCGGATCACGCTCGCGCCCGGCGGCATGCACCTGATGTTGATGGCGCTGCAAGACAAACTTCGCGAGGGCACGACATTCCCTATGACGCTCAGCTTCGAGGCCGCCGGCGAAATCACCGTTGAGGTTTCGGTGCTCGGAATAGCAGCCGAGGGGCCAAGGGAGACAGCTGAATGA
- a CDS encoding DsbA family protein, whose translation MTQFSRFTGRRFGFLLLPLLLIIAAGAWYLFDPGFRAGRQPMTASENLPQDAFDRRVRDYLVANPEVIVEAMQNLERKQREAEQSEAQAALAAHRDELLNSPESPVGGNPQGDVTLVEFFDYNCPYCRQVAPAMAEAEEGDPQLRIVYKEFPILGPNSVFAARAALAARRQNLYPQFHKAMMQVSGAADETQVIAVAEKIGLDVEQLRTDMQDAAIDTEIERNLALARALRINGTPGFVIGDEILRGATDLQTMQRLIDQARKDQNR comes from the coding sequence TTGACGCAATTTTCGAGATTCACGGGGCGCCGTTTCGGCTTCCTCCTGCTGCCCCTGCTGCTGATCATCGCGGCAGGCGCCTGGTATCTGTTCGATCCGGGGTTCAGGGCAGGCCGCCAACCGATGACTGCGTCGGAGAACCTGCCGCAGGACGCGTTCGACCGGCGGGTGCGCGACTATCTTGTCGCCAACCCGGAGGTCATCGTCGAGGCCATGCAAAACCTTGAACGGAAGCAACGGGAGGCGGAGCAGTCGGAGGCTCAGGCGGCCCTTGCCGCGCACCGTGACGAACTGCTTAACAGCCCCGAAAGCCCGGTCGGCGGCAATCCGCAAGGCGACGTGACCTTGGTCGAGTTCTTCGATTACAACTGCCCCTACTGTCGGCAGGTCGCGCCGGCGATGGCGGAAGCCGAGGAAGGCGATCCCCAATTGCGGATCGTCTACAAGGAGTTTCCCATTCTGGGGCCGAACTCCGTGTTCGCGGCAAGGGCAGCGCTCGCGGCCCGCAGGCAGAACCTCTACCCGCAGTTCCACAAGGCGATGATGCAGGTGTCAGGTGCCGCCGACGAAACGCAGGTCATCGCTGTCGCCGAAAAGATCGGCCTCGATGTCGAACAACTCCGGACCGACATGCAAGATGCCGCGATCGACACCGAGATCGAGCGCAATCTCGCGCTCGCCCGGGCGCTGAGGATCAACGGGACGCCGGGCTTCGTGATCGGAGACGAGATCCTGCGCGGCGCCACCGACTTGCAAACCATGCAGCGGCTGATCGACCAAGCCCGGAAGGATCAGAATCGATGA
- a CDS encoding cytochrome c biogenesis CcdA family protein, which yields MPELSNVGILSAFLAGIISFLSPCVLPLVPGYVAYVAGRSSIASPSGEIAVTRSVTLGLSLCFVLGFTTVFVILGASASVLGQLLLSYRFELNIVGGGIVTLFGLFMLGTIRPAWMMREARFHLDLPGGRTVSAYVLGLAFAFGWTPCIGPILGAILTVGAASATLADGIGLLTIYSLGLGVPFLLAALFTDTLSARLKAFGRLGRSLRVMAGVVMIAMGVAMMTGYLSAFAFWLLETFPILSSIG from the coding sequence ATGCCTGAACTCTCCAATGTCGGTATCCTCAGCGCCTTCCTAGCCGGTATTATCTCGTTCCTTTCGCCGTGCGTGCTGCCGCTGGTGCCGGGATATGTTGCCTATGTCGCCGGCCGATCGAGTATTGCTTCGCCGTCCGGCGAGATCGCCGTCACCCGAAGCGTGACGCTCGGCCTGAGCCTTTGCTTCGTGCTCGGTTTCACCACGGTCTTCGTGATCCTCGGAGCCAGCGCCTCGGTGCTTGGCCAGTTGCTGCTCAGTTACCGGTTCGAGTTAAACATCGTCGGGGGCGGGATCGTCACGCTGTTCGGGCTGTTCATGCTCGGAACGATCCGCCCGGCTTGGATGATGCGCGAGGCACGCTTCCACCTCGATTTGCCGGGCGGGCGAACCGTCTCGGCATATGTCCTTGGCCTGGCCTTCGCCTTTGGCTGGACACCGTGCATTGGCCCCATCCTCGGAGCCATCCTGACGGTCGGCGCCGCGTCGGCGACGCTCGCCGATGGTATTGGGCTGCTCACGATCTATTCGCTCGGCCTTGGCGTGCCGTTTCTGCTTGCAGCGCTGTTCACCGACACGCTGTCCGCCAGGTTGAAGGCGTTCGGACGCCTCGGGCGCAGTCTGCGAGTAATGGCCGGAGTCGTCATGATCGCGATGGGGGTCGCTATGATGACGGGATATCTCTCTGCCTTCGCCTTCTGGCTCCTGGAGACCTTTCCTATACTGTCTTCGATCGGTTGA
- a CDS encoding helix-turn-helix domain-containing protein has translation MVFSIGEFSRRTAVKVPTIRYYEQIGLLPAAPRTDSNRRLYGQAEVDRLNFIRHSRELGFEINDIRELLAMSEQPQSSCHNVDSIANSHLIEIDRRIASLTTLKAELARMISECGRGRVCDCRIIEVLADHGQCRSEHSQ, from the coding sequence ATGGTTTTTTCGATTGGTGAATTCTCCCGTCGCACTGCGGTTAAGGTGCCGACCATCCGGTATTATGAGCAGATCGGGTTGCTACCTGCGGCACCGCGCACCGACAGCAACCGGCGCCTCTATGGGCAAGCCGAGGTCGATCGGCTGAATTTCATCCGGCATTCCCGCGAGTTGGGCTTCGAGATCAACGATATCCGGGAATTGCTAGCCATGTCCGAGCAGCCACAGTCCTCGTGTCACAACGTCGACAGCATCGCCAACAGCCATCTGATCGAAATCGACCGCCGGATCGCCAGCCTGACCACGTTGAAGGCCGAACTGGCACGCATGATCAGCGAGTGCGGTCGCGGTCGCGTCTGCGACTGCCGGATCATCGAGGTGCTGGCCGACCACGGACAATGCCGGTCGGAACACAGCCAGTGA
- a CDS encoding metal transporter: protein MNETRPVAETGSVPVEPRRSRAVLIWLLLPLAVLAFAIAWLVTANPLSRFDNGAPPVENLTFERTVLSDGGIDLLVRAGGSEPMTIAQVQVDDAYWQFVQEPARALGRGDTAWIRLSYPWVLGEAHAVKIITNTGATFEHEIAVAVPTPVANAATLWSQMLLGALVGIVPVAIGLMFYPALRGIGRGGMNFLLAMTVGLLVFLMIDAAGEAFELAGEAAAIFQGQAMVVLAASAAFLILMATGRRGGTPTGLTLATLIALGIGLHNLGEGLAIGAAFAAGAAGLGTFLVLGFTIHNITEGIGIAAPMLKKRPSLWTFPALTLLAGGPAVLGLWIGSLANAPQWSALALAIGAGAILQVVIEVGAYLARSDGRGTAALLSWPVMSGLFFGVTFMYGTAMLVKV, encoded by the coding sequence ATGAACGAGACTCGCCCTGTTGCCGAAACCGGATCGGTTCCGGTCGAGCCGCGGCGGTCACGCGCGGTCCTCATCTGGCTTCTTCTGCCACTTGCCGTGCTGGCGTTTGCAATCGCCTGGCTTGTCACGGCCAATCCGTTGAGCCGTTTCGACAATGGTGCGCCGCCCGTGGAAAACCTGACCTTCGAGCGCACCGTCCTGTCCGACGGCGGCATCGACCTTCTCGTCCGCGCCGGTGGATCGGAGCCGATGACGATCGCTCAAGTGCAGGTCGACGACGCCTATTGGCAGTTTGTGCAGGAACCGGCCCGCGCCCTCGGTCGTGGCGACACTGCATGGATTCGCTTGTCCTACCCCTGGGTTCTTGGCGAGGCGCATGCGGTGAAGATCATCACCAACACCGGCGCCACGTTCGAACACGAGATCGCCGTTGCCGTACCGACCCCGGTTGCCAATGCCGCAACGCTTTGGAGCCAGATGCTTCTGGGGGCTCTCGTCGGCATCGTGCCGGTCGCCATCGGACTGATGTTCTATCCAGCGCTGCGCGGTATCGGCCGCGGCGGCATGAACTTCCTTCTCGCGATGACGGTGGGCCTGCTGGTGTTCCTGATGATCGACGCCGCGGGCGAGGCCTTCGAACTCGCTGGCGAAGCCGCCGCCATTTTCCAGGGGCAGGCCATGGTCGTTCTTGCAGCGTCCGCCGCCTTCCTCATTCTCATGGCGACCGGCCGGCGTGGGGGAACGCCAACCGGGTTGACGCTTGCGACACTCATCGCATTGGGCATCGGCCTGCACAATCTCGGCGAGGGTCTTGCCATCGGCGCGGCCTTCGCCGCCGGGGCGGCCGGGCTTGGCACCTTCCTCGTGCTGGGCTTCACCATTCACAACATTACCGAGGGTATAGGCATCGCCGCGCCGATGCTGAAGAAGCGTCCGTCGCTGTGGACTTTCCCGGCGCTGACCCTGCTTGCCGGCGGCCCCGCCGTCCTGGGCCTGTGGATTGGCAGCCTCGCCAATGCGCCGCAATGGTCGGCGCTGGCGCTGGCGATCGGTGCCGGCGCCATACTACAGGTGGTAATCGAAGTCGGCGCCTATCTGGCGAGATCCGACGGGCGTGGGACAGCAGCTCTCCTGTCGTGGCCGGTTATGTCTGGGCTCTTCTTCGGTGTCACCTTCATGTATGGCACGGCCATGCTGGTCAAAGTCTGA